From the Lampris incognitus isolate fLamInc1 chromosome 10, fLamInc1.hap2, whole genome shotgun sequence genome, one window contains:
- the LOC130120044 gene encoding proton channel OTOP2-like, with protein MCLNTGYPCECLTTGNQCEPCRMTAKDKDTEETSLSNNVSIAGQADVSQSELDQSLSVSGVVKDRVRNWGWLVSGIIALNVLFLGCALVSGTAYNKVAIGSADMQIYLIILLLLTLIWMLQYSIYTFRDDQAVLYQDGHAGPIWLRGGLVLFGVLSLIMDIFKIASYVGYLHCDSAVKVAFPVVQAVFILAQTCFLWIHAKDCMQLQRNITRCGLMLMFSTNLVMWMMLVTEESVHQTSIPDYTNTTTKLSARSIYMRASYGDDKCKCSHSSCSMFKKAYYYLYPFNIEYSLFASAMAYVMWKNVGRIADEHNHHSAKFCLKGIFLGPITGILLVLAGLTTFIVYEIDVEKEDYKRRDEALMMYFIMNVVIMSLMSVATVVGCAIYRLDQREHVSEKNPTRSLDVGLLVGASMGQFIISYFTIVAVVATGAKGHLNAINLALAILTVVQLGLQNFFLIEGLHREPFHETHPVSVFTNPYVLQASKELSSLEGSDMDTKPSPEFTPHIQPGHIPPTEHTTEHRLKLSWKRRVLKEVCSFLLLANIILWIMPAFGARPHFDHSVETDFYQFTMWAAVVNIGLPFGIFYRMHSVASLFEVYVNS; from the exons ATGTGTCTGAACACTGGATATCCGTGTGAATGTCTGACCACTGGAAATCAATGTGAACCATGCAGGATGACAGCCAAAGACAAGGACACGGAGGAGACCAGCCTGTCCAACAATGTCAGCATAGCGGGCCAAGCGGACGTCTCTCAGAGCGAACTGGACCAGTCCCTCTCTGTGAGCGGTGTGGTGAAAGACCGTGTCCGAAACTGGGGCTGGTTGGTGTCTGGGATCATCGCCCTCAACGTACTTTTCCTGGGCTGTGCCTTGGTCAGCGGCACTGCCTACAACAAGGTGGCCATCGGCTCCGCTGACATGCAGATCTatctcatcatcctcctcctgctCACCCTCATCTGGATGCTTCAGTACAGCATCTACACATTTAGGGACGACCAGGCTGTCCTTTACCAGGATGGTCACGCTGGGCCTATCTGGCTTAGGG GAGGACTTGTGCTGTTTGGCGTCCTCAGTCTTATCATGGACATTTTCAAGATTGCGAGCTACGTGGGCTACCTCCACTGCGATTCCGCCGTGAAGGTTGCCTTCCCTGTTGTGCAAGCTGTATTCATACTTGCCCAG ACATGCTTCCTGTGGATCCATGCCAAGGACTGCATGCAACTACAACGGAACATTACACG TTGTGGCCTGATGCTGATGTTCTCTACAAATCTTGTTATGTGGATGATGCTAGTGACGGAGGAGTCCGTCCACCAAACAAGCATCCCAGACTATACAAACACCACCACTAAACTCTCTGCCCGAAGCATATACATGAGAG CAAGTTACGGAGATGACAAGTGTAAGTGCAGCCACTCTTCATGCAGCATGTTCAAGAAGGCCTACTACTACCTGTACCCTTTCAACATTGAGTACAGTCTCTTTGCCTCTGCCATGGCATATGTTATGTGGAAAAATGTCGGCCGAATAGCAGATGAACACAACCATCACAGCGCCAAGTTCTGCCTCAAGGGTATTTTTCTTGGACCCATAACAGGAATTCTATTGGTCTTGGCGGGTCTGACAACCTTCATAGTCTATGAAATAGATGTGGAAAAGGAGGACTATAAGAGGAGAGATGAAGCGCTGATGATGTACTTTATAATGAACGTTGTGATCATGAGCCTGATGTCTGTCGCCACTGTGGTTGGCTGTGCCATCTACAGGCTGGACCAGAGAGAGCACGTCTCTGAGAAGAACCCGACACGCAGCCTGGATGTGGGGCTGCTGGTCGGAGCTTCGATGGGGCAGTTCATCATCAGCTATTTCACCATTGTGGCCGTGGTGGCAACTGGCGCCAAGGGTCACTTGAATGCCATCAATTTGGCCTTGGCCATCCTGACCGTTGTCCAGCTCGGCCTGCAAAACTTCTTCCTCATCGAGGGCCTCCATCGGGAGCCCTTCCACGAGACACACCCGGTCAGCGTGTTCACGAATCCGTACGTGCTCCAAGCCAGCAAAGAGCTGAGCAGCCTCGAAGGCTCGGACATGGACACCAAGCCCAGCCCAGAGTTCACGCCTCACATTCAGCCCGGCCACATTCCTCCGACCGAGCACACCACCGAGCACCGACTCAAGCTCAGCTGGAAGAGAAGGGTGCTCAAAGAAGTCTGCTCCTTTCTTCTGCTTGCCAACATCATT CTCTGGATCATGCCCGCATTCGGTGCTCGCCCCCACTTTGACCACAGCGTTGAAACGGATTTCTACCAATTCACCATGTGGGCTGCTGTGGTGAATATCGGACTGCCTTTTGGAATCTTCTACCGCATGCACTCAGTGGCCAGCCTCTTTGAAGTATACGTAAACTCATAA